Proteins encoded in a region of the Suncus etruscus isolate mSunEtr1 chromosome 1, mSunEtr1.pri.cur, whole genome shotgun sequence genome:
- the OTOP3 gene encoding proton channel OTOP3, with the protein MAPRNPQSPTTSLLFGGRQLSETTGHLFSGMLGLNIVLLGAAFICSKIFNSKAVTLRDVEILLATLKVLSLLWFLCYISGAMSQPQSLQCQDPHAGSIWVRGSLVLFGCFTVCLNIFRMGYAISHFRCKDKLEFIFPFIESIFVVIQTWVLWKYAKDCAQVQTNFTRCGLMLTLATNLLLWFLAVTNDSLHLEIEAALTNEAVPETGGGGEGATAAGAALYEGVLNSDTVPNNYLYHGNSSTNSSKCLCSGISLCEVFQKGYLILYPFSTEYCLISCTVLFVMWKNVGRSLRSHSSIPRHEVPFRLHGAIFGPLLGLVAMVAGVCVFILFQIQASGRPIAPWSFTLYYAFYVAILLAMIVACLVGMIIHELEERELDLVENPTRSLDVVVLTCTALGRMGIAYFSLVAIVASHSHALFSHLLLSYSLLIVMQLVTQNLFIVGDLHRQPLWEMVTGNQAAGKQTTEDKSEQNHGVTLKNLRQSLQPFSLAYFHSYSNLSWKRRGLKEISLFLIFCNMTLWVMPAFGIHPEFKNGLEKDFYGYHTWFTIVNFGLPLGVFYRMHSVGALMEVYLGA; encoded by the exons ATGGCACCCAGGAATCCTCAGTCCCCTACGACTTCGTTGCTGTTCGGGGGACGCCAGCTGTCCGAGACAACGGGCCACCTCTTCTCTGGGATGCTGGGCCTCAACATAGTGCTTCTGGGCGCAGCCTTCATCTGCAGCAAGATCTTCAACAGCAAGGCCGTGACACTGCGGGACGTGGAAATTCTGCTGGCCACCCTCAAGGTCCTGTCGCTCCTCTGGTTCCTCTGCTACATCTCGGGCGCCATGTCGCAGCCACAATCCCTGCAGTGCCAGGACCCTCATGCTGGTTCCATCTGGGTGCGGG GTTCCCTGGTTCTCTTCGGCTGCTTCACAGTCTGTCTCAACATCTTCCGCATGGGTTATGCCATCAGCCACTTCCGCTGCAAGGATAAGCTGGAGTTCATCTTCCCCTTCATTGAGAGCATCTTCGTGGTCATCCAG ACTTGGGTTCTCTGGAAATATGCCAAGGACTGTGCTCAAGTCCAGACCAACTTCACCAG gtgtggcctcatGCTGACTCTGGCCACCAACTTGCTGCTCTGGTTCCTGGCGGTCACTAACGACTCCCTGCACCTCGAGATCGAGGCCGCGCTGACCAACGAGGCTGTCCCTGagactggaggaggaggagaaggagcaaCAGCAGCAGGAGCTGCCCTATATGAGGGTGTGCTCAACTCAGACACAGTGCCCAATAATTATTTATATCATG GCAACAGCTCCACCAACAGCAGCAAGTGCCTGTGTTCCGGGATCTCCCTGTGCGAGGTCTTTCAGAAGGGCTACCTGATCCTCTACCCGTTCAGCACCGAGTACTGTCTCATCAGCTGCACGGTGCTCTTCGTCATGTGGAAGAACGTGGGCCGTTCTCTGCGGTCGCACTCCAGCATCCCCCGGCACGAGGTGCCCTTCCGCCTGCACGGGGCCATCTTCGGGCCCCTGTTGGGCCTGGTGGCCATGGTGGCCGGCGTGTGTGTCTTCATCCTCTTCCAGATCCAGGCGAGCGGCCGGCCCATCGCGCCCTGGTCCTTCACGCTCTACTACGCCTTCTACGTGGCCATCCTGCTGGCCATGATCGTGGCGTGTCTGGTGGGGATGATCATCCACGAGCTGGAGGAGCGGGAGTTGGACCTGGTGGAGAACCCCACGCGCAGCCTGGACGTGGTGGTGCTCACCTGCACGGCGCTGGGCCGCATGGGCATCGCCTACTTCTCCCTCGTGGCCATCGTGGCCAGCCACTCGCACGCGCTCTTCAGCCACTTGCTCCTCAGCTATTCGCTGCTCATCGTCATGCAGTTGGTCACCCAGAACCTCTTCATTGTCGGCGACTTGCACCGGCAGCCGCTCTGGGAGATGGTGACTGGCAACCAGGCGGCAGGCAAGCAGACCACGGAGGACAAGTCGGAGCAGAACCACGGGGTGACCCTAAAGAACCTGCGCCAGAGCCTGCAGCCCTTTTCGCTGGCCTACTTTCACTCTTACAGCAACTTGAGCTGGAAGCGGCGGGGGCTCAAGGAGATCTCCCTGTTCCTCATCTTCTGCAATATGACT CTGTGGGTGATGCCAGCCTTCGGGATTCACCCCGAGTTCAAGAATGGACTGGAGAAAGATTTCTACGGCTATCACACTTGGTTCACCATCGTCAACTTTGGCCTGCCCCTGGGGGTCTTCTACCGCATGCACTCTGTGGGGGCGCTGATGGAGGTCTACTTGGGGGCCTGA
- the HID1 gene encoding protein HID1, which yields MGSVDSKLNFRKAVIQLTTKTQPVEATDDAFWDQFWADTATSVQDVFALVPAAEIRAVREESPSNLATLCYKAVEKLVQGAESGCHSDQEKQTVLSCSRLLTRVLPYIFEDPDWRGFFWSTVPGAGRGGVEEDDENARPLAESLLLAIADLLFCPDFTVQSHRRSTVDSAEDIHSLDSCEYIWEAGVGFAHSPQPNYIHDMNRMELLKLLLTCFSEAMYLPPSPDSNSPNPWVQFFCSTENRHALPLFTSLLNTVCAYDPVGYGIPYNHLLFSDYREPLVEEAAQVLIVTLDHDSATSASPTVDGTTTGTAMDDAEPPGPENLFVNYLSRIHREEDFQFILKGLARLLSNPLLQTYLPNSTKKIQFHQELLVLFWKLCDFNKKFLFFVLKSSDVLDILVPILYFLNDARADQSRVGLMHIGVFILLLLSGERNFGVRLNKPYSVRVPMDIPVFTGTHADLLIVVFHKIITSGHQRLQPLFDCLLTIVVNVSPYLKSLCMVAANKLLHLLEAFSTTWFLFSAAQNHHLVFFLLEAFNNIIQYQFDGNCNLVYAVIRKRGLFHHLANLPTDAAAIHKALQRRRRTPEPTLSRSGSQDGSFLEGARPTAPAEPGTLKTSLVATPGIDKLTEKSQVSEDGTLKSLEPQEGSAQGEPDPEDQEPPQAWRDQRRLSSASSSGQWTPTPEWVLSWKAKLPLQTIMRLLQVLVPQVEKICIDKGLTDESEILRFLQHGTLVGLLPVPHPILIRKYQANAGTAMWFRTYMWGVIYLRNVDPPVWYDTDVKLFEIQRV from the exons ATGGGGTCGGTGGACTCCAAGCTGAACTTCAGGAAGGCGGTGATCCAGCTCACCACCAAGACGCAG CCCGTGGAAGCCACCGACGACGCCTTCTGGGACCAGTTCTGGGCCGACACGGCCACGTCGGTGCAGGATGTGTTCGCGCTGGTGCCCGCGGCCGAGATCCGTGCCGTGCGGGAGGAGTCGCCCTCCAACCTGGCCACTCTGTGCTACAAG GCCGTGGAGAAGCTGGTGCAGGGCGCGGAGAGCGGCTGCCACTCGGACCAGGAGAAGCAGACGGTGCTCAGCTGCAGCCGCCTGCTCACGCGCGTGCTGCCCTACATCTTCGAGGACCCCGACTGGCGCGGCTTCTTCTGGTCCACCGTGCCCGGCGCGGGCCGAGGCGGG GTAGAGGAGGACGATGAGAATGCTCGACCGCTGGCTGAGTCCCTGCTGCTGGCCATCGCCGACCTGCTCTTCTGCCCCGATTTCACCGTACAGAGCCATCGCCGGAGCACTGTG GACTCAGCGGAGGACATCCACTCCCTGGACAGCTGTGAATACATCTGGGAGGCTGGTGTGGGCTTTGCCCACTCCCCGCAGCCCAATTATATCCATGACATGAACCG GATGGAGCTGCTAAAACTGCTTCTCACTTGCTTCTCCGAGGCCATGTACCTGCCCCCCTCACCCGACAGCAACAGCCCCAACCCATGGGTGCAGTTCTTTTGTTCCACGGAGAACAG ACATGCCCTGCCCCTCTTCACCTCCCTCCTCAACACCGTGTGTGCCTACGACCCCGTGGGCTATGGAATCCCCTATAACCACCTGCTCTTCTCCGACTACCGCGAGCCGCTGGTGGAAGAGGCGGCCCAGGTGCTCATCGTCACCCTGGACCATGACAGCGCCACCAGCGCCAGCCCCACGGTGGATGGCACCACCACGGGCACCGCCATGGACGACGCCGAG CCTCCAGGGCCCGAGAACTTGTTCGTGAACTACCTATCACGTATCCATCGCGAGGAG GACTTCCAGTTCATCCTCAAGGGTTTAGCTCGGCTGCTGTCCAACCCCCTGCTCCAGACCTACCTGCCCAACTCCACCAAGAAGATCCAATTCCACCAGGAGCTGCTGGTTCTCTTCTGGAAACTGTGTGACTTCAACAAG AAATTCCTCTTCTTTGTACTGAAGAGCAGCGACGTTCTGGACATCCTGGTCCCCATTCTGTATTTTCTAAACGACGCCCGCGCCGACCAGT CTCGGGTGGGCCTGATGCACATTGGGGTCTTCATCCTGCTGCTGCTGAGCGGGGAGAGAAACTTCGGGGTGCGGCTCAACAAGCCCTACTCGGTGCGTGTGCCCATGGACATACCTGTGTTCACGGGGACTCACGCTGACCTGCTCATCGTG GTTTTTCACAAGATCATCACCAGCGGCCACCAGAGGCTGCAGCCGCTGTTCGACTGTCTGCTGACCATAGTGGTCAACG TGTCCCCCTACCTCAAGAGCCTGTGCATGGTGGCGGCCAACAAGCTGCTTCATCTTCTGGAAGCTTTTTCCACCACCTGGTTCCTCTTCTCTGCCGCCCAGAACCATCATCTGGTTTTCTTCTTGCTGGAGGCTTTTAACAACATTATCCAATACCAGTTTGATG GTAACTGTAACCTGGTCTACGCGGTCATCCGGAAGCGTGGCCTCTTCCACCATCTGGCAAACCTGCCCACGGACGCTGCTGCCATCCACAAGGCCCTGCAGCGCCGCCGCCGCACCCCCGAACCCACGTTATCTCGCTCGGGCTCCCAGGATGGCTCGTTCCTGGAGGGTGCCCGGCCCACTGCCCCTGCCGAGCCGGGCACCCTCAAAACCAGCTTGGTGGCCACCCCAG GCATTGACAAGCTCACGGAGAAGTCGCAGGTTTCCGAGGACGGTACCCTGAAGTCCCTAGAGCCCCAAGAAGGCTCAGCCCAGGGCGAGCCAGACCCCGAG GACCAGGAGCCCCCCCAGGCCTGGAGGGACCAGCGGAGACTGTCCAGCGCATCGTCCAGTGGGCAGTGGACCCCCACGCCGGAGTGG GTGCTGTCGTGGAAGGCGAAGCTGCCGCTTCAGACCATCATGCGGCTGCTGCAGGTGCTGGTGCCGCAGGTGGAGAAGATCTGCATCGACAA GGGGCTGACGGACGAGTCGGAGATCCTGCGCTTCTTGCAGCACGGCACCCTGGTGGGGCTCCTGCCCGTGCCGCACCCCATCCTCATCCGCAAGTACCAGGCCAACGCGGGCACCGCCATGTGGTTCCGCACCTACATGTGGGGCGTCATCTACTTGAG GAACGTGGACCCCCCTGTCTGGTACGACACGGACGTCAAACTCTTTGAGATCCAGCGCGTGTGA